A window from Manduca sexta isolate Smith_Timp_Sample1 chromosome 24, JHU_Msex_v1.0, whole genome shotgun sequence encodes these proteins:
- the LOC115444716 gene encoding putative cyclin-dependent serine/threonine-protein kinase DDB_G0272797/DDB_G0274007, whose product MFAFKVLIFATSILAISSQGHNGPTTTPVPILKQINRQNDDGSYSYGYEAADGSFKIETKYPSGDVAGKYGYVDENGKLREISYGASSQRGFEPEGAGIQVPPPTLHDPSNALTDGQEDDGQYREDPKIYEDPKYNGRAAQRQPAQAVRQYHRPAQPAQPEPEPEYQQYQSSFQARPQPQRAQYQTQTNFQDYQPQSNFQFPSQPQQNFQQYQPQTSSQFRSGPLFSQQTSLFSQGPQQFPQENRPQSQVYHQQPQFSYQAFTPQPYSQSQTQNYQPQSYQPQPQPQPQPQPQNYQGQNYNQFGGHPAQNFDPSTGSYTINFTG is encoded by the exons ATGTTTGCTTTTAAG GTCCTCATATTCGCGACGAGCATCCTCGCCATCTCCTCTCAAGGCCACAACGGCCCCACCACTACACCAGTGCCGATCCTCAAGCAGATCAACCGGCAGAACGACGACGGGTCCTACAGCTACGGATACGAAGCAGCTGATGGCTCCTTCAAGATCGAGACGAAGTACCCAAGCGGAGACGTGGCTGGGAAGTACGGTTATGTAGACGAGAATGGCAAGTTAAGGGAGATCTCGTACGGTGCTAGCAGTCAAAGAGGATTCGAGCCTGAag gAGCAGGAATCCAAGTTCCCCCACCGACTCTACACGACCCGTCCAACGCTCTCACTGACGGTCAGGAAGATGACGGTCAATACCGAGAGGATCCCAAGATCTACGAAGACCCCAAGTACAATGGCAGAGCTGCACAAAGGCAACCAGCTCAAGCAGTCAGGCAATACCACAGACCAGCCCAGCCAGCTCAGCCTGAACCAGAACCAGAATACCAGCAGTACCAGTCCAGCTTCCAGGCTAGACCTCAGCCGCAAAGAGCCCAGTACCAAACTCAAACTAATTTCCAGGACTACCAACCTCAGTCCAACTTCCAATTCCCATCTCAACCTCAACAAAACTTCCAACAGTACCAGCCTCAGACTTCTTCTCAGTTCAGATCTGGACCTTTGTTCTCACAGCAGACCAGTTTGTTCAGCCAGGGTCCTCAACAGTTCCCTCAGGAGAATAGGCCTCAGAGCCAGGTGTATCACCAACAGCCCCAATTCTCTTACCAGGCGTTTACCCCTCAGCCTTACTCTCAATCCCAAACCCAGAATTACCAACCTCAGAGCTACCAACCCCAACCCCAGCCACAGCCCCAACCCCAACCCCAAAACTATCAAGGACAAAACTACAACCAGTTCGGAGGTCACCCTGCCCAGAACTTCGACCCCAGCACTGGATCTTACACGATTAACTTTACTGGTTAA
- the LOC115444700 gene encoding protein mothers against dpp — translation MDTDDGESSSSGPMSSLNSLFSFTSPAVKKLLGWKQGDEEEKWAEKAVDSLVKKLKKRKGAIEELERALSCPGTPSKCVTIPRSLDGRLQVSHRKGLPHVIYCRVWRWPDLQSHHELKPLEICQYPFSAKQKEVCINPYHYKRVESPVLPPVLVPRHSEFAPGHSLLPFQRTAEPSMPHNVSYSGSGFPPSASSELPDTPPPAYSPPSEDTEPPGEVAPVSYQEPLYWASVAYYELNCRVGEVFHCNSHSVVVDGFTDPSNNSDRFCLGQLSNVNRNSTIENTRRHIGKGVHLYYVGGEVYAECLSDAAIFVQSRNCNHHHGFHPSTVCKIPPGCSLKIFNNREFAQLLSQSVNHGFEAVYELTKMCTIRMSFVKGWGAEYHRQDVTSTPCWIEIHLHGPLQWLDKVLTQMGSPHNAISSVS, via the exons GGTGACGAAGAAGAGAAATGGGCGGAGAAGGCGGTGGACAGCCTGGTCAAGAAGCTGAAGAAGAGGAAGGGCGCCATCGAGGAGTTGGAGCGGGCGCTGTCTTGTCCCGGCACGCCGTCCAAATGCGTTACTATACCACGGTCGCTTGATGGAAGGTTACAG GTTTCACATCGAAAAGGTCTTCCGCACGTGATATACTGTCGAGTATGGAGATGGCCGGACTTACAGAGCCATCACGAACTGAAACCTCTAGAGATCTGCCAGTACCCCTTCAGTGCCAAGCAGAAGGAGGTTTGCATAAACCCCTATCACTACAAACGCGTTGAGAGTCCAGTCTTACCACCTGTTCTGGTTCCACGTCATTCGGAGTTCGCCCCCGGCCATTCTCTGCTCCCGTTCCAAAGGACAGCAGAGCCCTCCATGCCCCATAATGTCTCGTACTCCGGGTCAGGATTCCCTCCGTCAGCCAGTTCTGAACTGCCTGATACTCCCCCGCCAGCGTATTCCCCGCCTTCAGAAGACACGGAGCCTCCTGGTGAGGTGGCGCCGGTTTCCTACCAAGAGCCACTGTACTGGGCGTCGGTTGCCTACTACGAACTAAACTGCAGAGTGGGCGAAGTGTTTCATTGTAACTCGCATTCGGTTGTCGTGGACGGCTTTACTGATCCATCGAATAACAGCGATAGGTTTTGCCTGGGCCAGCTGAGTAACGTCAACAGAAACTCCACCATTGAGAACACAAGACGTCACATAGGCAAAGGTGTGCATCTGTACTACGTGGGAGGGGAGGTGTATGCCGAATGCCTGTCGGATGCGGCGATATTCGTCCAGAGTCGTAACTGCAACCACCACCACGGCTTCCACCCGTCAACCGTGTGCAAGATACCGCCGGGTTGCTCGCTCAAGATTTTCAACAACCGCGAGTTCGCACAACTCCTTTCTCAAAGCGTGAACCACGGCTTCGAAGCGGTATACGAGCTGACGAAGATGTGTACCATACGTATGTCGTTCGTGAAGGGCTGGGGGGCGGAGTACCACCGGCAGGATGTGACATCGACGCCGTGTTGGATCGAGATCCACCTGCACGGGCCGCTGCAGTGGCTGGATAAGGTCCTCACGCAGATGGGCTCCCCACACAACGCGATCTCGTCCGTCTCTTAG